A window from Primulina eburnea isolate SZY01 chromosome 2, ASM2296580v1, whole genome shotgun sequence encodes these proteins:
- the LOC140823060 gene encoding probable NOT transcription complex subunit VIP2, with product MPGSLGLRNTTMNNITSGGTQQAAGNLSSGRFASNNLPLAFSQISHNNAHGHSGMSSKGGMGVAGNQGYSSTNGGGGSVPGILPSSAATGNRMAVPGFGVSPVLGNAGPHITSSVGNIAGGGNIGRTINTGGGLSMPGFSSRINLSFNNSSGNLNVHGQSRLMGGMLQQASPQVLSMLSNSYPTAGGSLTQNHVQAVNNLGGMSMLNDVNSNDGAPFDVNDFPQLSSHPSSSGGPQGQLGSLRKQGLNPIAQQNQEFSIESEDFPALPGFKGGNGDYSIDLQPKDQLHDTSVSMMQPQHFSVSDSLYAAGYNLGAIYSPFRQQQQHAQSANGSATYLNINNQDLLHLHGSEMSPSPHPTFNSQSSGHPGLGLRPSNFPTSVSGTGSYDQLLQQYQQYHNPSRFFLQQMSRVDQSYRDQGNKLMQSSLAAYDPFSLLGLLKVIRMSDPDLTALSLGMDLTTLGLNLNSAENLHKTFGSPWSDEPSKGYPEFTVPQCYYAKQPPPLSQAYFSKLQLDTLFYIFYSMPKDETQLYSANELYNRGCFYHKEHRLWFKRVTNMEPLIKTNSYERSSFICFDPNTWETIRKDNFVLDYEMLEKRPALPQH from the exons ATATCTCACAACAATGCACATGGTCACTCAGGAATGTCTTCCAAAGGTGGTATGGGTGTTGCTGGAAACCAAGGCTATAGTAGCACTAATGGAGGTGGTGGTTCTGTTCCTGGAATTCTACCGTCCTCTGCTGCTACTGGTAATCGGATGGCTGTACCTGGTTTTGGTGTGTCTCCTGTTCTGGGAAATGCAGGGCCACACATTACAAGCTCAGTGGGGAACATTGCTGGTGGCGGCAACATTGGCAGAACTATTAACACTGGTGGAGGACTATCTATGCCTGGGTTTTCTTCTCGCATAAATTTATCATTCAATAATAGTTCTGGAAATCTAAATGTGCATGGGCAATCTAGGCTGATGGGTGGTATGCTTCAACAAG CTTCCCCACAGGTGTTATCTATGTTGAGCAATTCTTACCCTACTGCCGGTGGCTCCTTAACTCAAAATCATGTTCAGGCTGTTAATAACCTTGGTGGTATGAGTATGTTAAATGATGTGAATTCCAATGATGGTGCCCCTTTTGATGTTAACGATTTCCCTCAGCTTTCTAGTCATCCTAGTTCTTCTGGAGGTCCTCAAGGACAACTAG GGTCATTAAGGAAACAAGGTCTTAATCCTATAGCTCaacaaaatcaagaatttagCATTGAGAGTGAAGATTTTCCAGCCTTGCCTGGATTTAAAG GTGGAAATGGTGATTATTCTATTGATTTGCAACCGAAGGATCAACTACATGATACTTCTGTTTCTATGATGCAGCCACAACATTTTTCTGTAAGCGATTCATTAT ATGCTGCTGGTTACAATCTGGGAGCAATATACTCTCCTTTTCGACAACAACAGCAACATGCTCAATCGGCAAATGGCAGTGCTACCTACTTGAATATTAACAATCAAGATCTACTCCATTTACATGGTTCAGAGATGTCTCCATCTCCTCATCCAACCTTCAATTCACAG AGCAGTGGACACCCTGGCCTGGGATTGCGACCTTCGAATTTTCCAACTTCAGTATCTGGCACAGGGTCATATGACCAGCTCTTGCAGCAATATCAGCAGTATCATAATCCATCTCGTTTTTTCCTTCAGCAAATGTCTCGTGTTGACCAATCATACAGGGATCAAGGAAATAAATTAATGCAATCCTCACTGGCTGCTTACGATCCATTTTCTTTGCTTGGTTTGTTAAAGGTCATAAGAATGAGTGATCCTGATTTGACGGCTCTTTCTCTTGGAATGGACCTAACTACCCTTGGACTGAACTTGAATTCTGCGGAAAATCTCCACAAGACATTTGGCTCCCCATGGTCAGATGAGCCTTCCAAGGGATATCCTGAATTCACTGTGCCACAGTGTTATTATGCTAAGCAACCACCACCTCTAAGT CAAGCATACTTCTCAAAGTTACAATTAGACACtttgttttatattttttatag TATGCCTAAGGATGAAACCCAGTTGTATTCAGCAAATGAATT GTATAACAGAGGTTGTTTCTATCACAAGGAGCACCGATTATGGTTCAAAAGGGTCACTAACATGGAGCCTCTTATCAAGACGAATTCATACGAGAGAAGTTCTTTTATTTGCTTTGATCCAAACACATGGGAGACAATACGCAAG GATAATTTTGTTCTCGATTATGAGATGCTGGAAAAAAGACCAGCTCTGCCTCAACATTGA